A window of Magallana gigas chromosome 8, xbMagGiga1.1, whole genome shotgun sequence genomic DNA:
TGATCTGTTTCTCAAATGATCGTTCGGCAACGTTAATTGTATTCTTTTTAAACTGTCACCCAATACTTATATCAATCACAAAAAAGACAAACATATTATATGATGTGACGTTTCGTCACGGGAAATTGATTTCAATATATGTTCTTATTTTATCTATGATATTAATGACAAGACATATCATTCAAGAAatgtaagaaaattttacattatatcaTTGTGTAGTTTTCAAATTATTCTATTTATCAGGGTCAACACTTGGAAGTTTATAACTTAGAACTACAAAATAGTGGCATCgcaaaaataaagtattttgagtaaattaaggaatctacagttataaaatttacataaggCGATGAATGTATGTATGTGCTCGTGTACAAaagtagatatattttttaggatTTCCTCCCTGCTCCCTAGGAAAATACATCATTATGATACAACGATTGTCCGATAGACATTATTTATTCCTGaatatgttttgaaaaagttactttacattgtatatgtatatatattaagataattTGAGATTGATATAATTGACATAATTGGACAAGCTTTAAGGAGTCATTAATGAAATAAcaggaaaattaaataaaatatattctgcattaaaaaaaatctgaatttttgccagtttttgtttttatattatacattgagctttttttttaataaatagatGATCTTCATAGTCACATTGCATATTGAGCAttgcaattttcaaaaagatctttaacaattgttcatataaatatcaaaacaccTCTCTTGGTTCTGATAAATGTTATTGATTACAAACTGAATCAGACAACTTTAAAGTCTACCTcagatataaaacagtcaactTTAGATTTAATATTCTATTAtcttatcaaaaatatatttatcatttaattcacagacagaataaaacaaaagatttgatCTGGGGATAATCTATAAGATAAAAGTTTTTACATTGTAGGAACACACTGGGTGTACGAAATTACTCATATGTTGCTTACAAAAAAGGCAGAGTATGCTACAAAGTCCAGAGAGGCTGTTTACTTGGAAGGGTTGCCAGACCTGGGCCCTCTACAGTCTTATAATCATATCGTCAGCACACACCTTCCATTCCAGTGGCTACCACAACAGCACTTGGAGACAGGTGGCAAAATCATTCATGTCATAAGGAACCCGAAAGATGTTGCTGTTTCATTGTATAAATTTGCGGACTCATGCGACGGTATCCCTGAGAACACATTTGAAGAAttcttttttgaatattttttaaagaacagtGAGTTTTAAATCAGTTGTGTAAtggaaaaagtttaaatattgcAATAACTAGCCTTTAATGTGAATGAAAACGTATCCTACAATTCAAAGCTTAAAACGAGTGATTTTACAAAAGAGAAGATCAAGAGGAGGCTATAGAATACGTTTATACATTTAAACATTCTCaaactataaattatttttaatatataatatatcacCTCTTAATTTGATATGattatattaaaatgtatgAGGGCccttcaatattaaaaaatcttcacGCATCCATCAATATAAGAGTTTTTTGTAAGAATTGTGGCATGTAAAATTTAGTTGGTATGTGTCgctttattacatattttaatcTTGCTggattagatttttttaaatgtttgtttcttTGCATATAATGTGTCTACTTTCTTTTGTTAAGAGGTGATGTTTGGCGGTTGGTTTAATTACAACAAGGCGTTCATCAGAGAATCGGAAGTGCGGAAAGACCAAATCATCATGTTGCAATACGAAAAACTGCAAAGAGTAAGTAATAAAACCAAAGGTACAGTTGGTTAGCAAACTGTGTattaataaaagcaaaattcatttatttcacagtaaagaaaaatgtaagccttctgtcttacAGGATCctattgagggtcagctcaagcttatggatgacaagtccagtatttctttctcaagcggttttattaagcgtgatcgtatagttacaataacatcagctaatagcagcccaaatcaggagtctGCACAATCTCATTTCATATgggtatatataaggttttacttacgatggacagttttgactagttcggcccatatacgacgatcatgagtgaacatttagtgttcaaaattaagattaatattttatttctaaataaagtaacaaaaccgtcaaaactgccaatcaaagagtctggatgcaggatgtgggtctccgagtcctgggtctcggagcccccccacctagtatgaggcatcacttactcacaatacgttcattcatacacggcataaaaggttacaaaggttaatatatagaatacacaatacatgactcaatatagaatACTAGAGCattcgttgcagacacagaatcgccaaataggtcacatgttgttaaactctcaatttggatattattctGCCCAtattatgcacctggtttcataacatcatttaggaatactacgcattgctacaagagtcacagagttcattctgtcaattatcattaacaccattcagtgcgcagcatctaggtacacataaatatcatagtgaccattatgtaatactagcaattcaaggtcatagcatggctatctgtttacatacgtcccccaaacaaaagaaatatcccgaaGGGAGATTTCTCATGCCTGGCGCCCGGAATAGGAAAGCGTCCTTGATCTACCCTTGATCAGACGAACTTCCTAGTGACATACCAGTCAGAACATCTATATTAAGAGATAGTAACAAGTGACATGTTTCCACCTCCGGCTTGGAACACCATTcatctataaaaacaaatctatacCCAGGATGTATACATGTTCATAAAATCATATAGCTTGATTATATCGCATTACaatcatgaaaacaaaaatgaataaagtatgataATAATGACCAAGATGAAATAACCATAGTTGAATATAATCGTAATTCATCATCAAAGTAATACTAAGTATGGTTAAGCTTGATGTCACATACATATACAAAGTCAGTGCATGCTTATAAGTTCACAAAAATATCTCTTCCTTCCTAGGGGCGAGGTTCGCGTCATAAGTTCGGAGTCCATCGGTTTCTTCCTGAATTTCTCCAGAGTGAATCAACAAATACAAGATTTACATTAGCACAAGATAACGCACATTTCTACTTTAACACATTTcacattttgttaattttcgCTAAAATCACAATCCTTTCataaagaatacacaacttcttcgCGGCTGTAGCTCAATTATTCATCCATCATCGGCACCCGTGGGTAGAGGGTCGGCGCGGATGGCGAGGCGACTTCTCGCGGAGCGTCTCCTGCGTTCCTCTGTTGCGTAGACATCGCGGCCTTCTCTTCCAGGTATTTACGTGCCAGCTCTGGGTCCGGTCGATAGTATTTGGTATATGGATAGTCTTCATTTTCCTCCTCTCCACGAAATTGTTGTGCTAGTTTAGTCGAAATGGTCCCCGTGTTACTGGCCAATTTGTGAGTTCCGATTCCTCCGCTTCGTCGGGGTTTCTCTTGGATCCTAGTGACTTTCGGGATTGGTTCAAGTTCAATAATGTCGCTAGAGGTCCTTTTCTCTGGATTCTCACAACAAAATACAGTGTCTTTGGAAGAACCTTTCTTATCTCCGTCACTACCCCTTTTTCGACAACCTGTCCAGCAACCACTACAGCATATACCACCCcactttttaatagttttacgTTTCTTAATACAAAGTCCTATCGTTATTGTTACTGCCAAAGTTAAACACACATAAAACCAGGGGCTTCCCACCCAAGACGAGGATTTCATGGGTTGCAAATTAATTACTGGCAATTCCGCCATTAGTGCATTCATAGGgaaaattttaatatcttttaatttgTCAGGAATTTTTATTTGGCTAATTTCGGGGTGTCGGGTGTTTAGAGGGTCCCAAAGGGTGCATGTATCGATCTCATTgataaatttttggaaagaattGGTCATGTTGAACTGACTTTCTCTATTAAAAAATGGTGGTAATAATAATGAACCGTGAAAACCCGAGCAACCTTGTCCCAAACTCAGAATGTCTATCGGGCTCTTAACCTTTGTACTTTGTGTATTTTGTccacattttacatttatttccaaTGGCTTTGAAGAAGTGATTAACCACTTTCCTTCACGCAAGTTGACCGCATTTGGATCAAGTAACTTATTTTCCACTAATACCGAACAATGTTTTTCTATTTCTAGcagattatttataaatatttttactatgCATAAATCGCTCGAGCTTACGGGGTAAAAGGGTTTatttatagaacaaaagttcCCGTGTTGTCTTTTACATGCGTTGGTTTCTATTTTAGATAAGGTAGTGTATGTTCCCCGAACATCATCTATAGCGATTGCTTCAGTTTCGATATCATATCTAGCCAACAGATTTGATTGATTCGTTTTTAAATTTGGCACCGGGAGGTTATGGACCTTGAATAACTCAAATCGTTTGTTTGTATCTAACAGGGGTATAGTCATTGCAATTATGAGATTTTCCTCCCCAATTAATGTCGTACATGGTAAAATCCTATAATAAGACCAAAGGTCGGTGGTTATATCATAAGGTAATTTAAGATACGAAGGTAACTGATCTGAGATTTCTAACAACAGGCGCCTGAGATCTCCTGGGGGGATAACGGTTGGAGAGAGATGTCCTAAAGAAAGCATATTGAGACGTAAACGAAGTTGTTGTAAATGATTTCTAGTTACTGAGACGATTTCGGATAAACTACTTAATGTCCTGTCGAAACGTATGTAAATGTCATTAAATCTTTGCATGTCATGCAATTTTCTGCCCAGTGTTGATTGTTCTGTCATTGATTCCTTAAGACTagtaataatttcatttattgtCCTGCGGTTGTCCATTATATTTTGCTGATTATCTTTAACAAAAGTCATACTTTCGgttaatacatgttttatttgcTGTTGATTATTGGCAAGCTGCCTAACATTGCTTCTAATACTGTTTAAATCTTCTTCGTCTAATGTACCGAAAAGAAAAGATAGGACTTTCCCTACAATTGGTATTACAGCTCTAGTATTTCTACGGTGCATAAAACGAATTTCTTGTACCTCTTGTTCCAAATATCTTCTGTTTaccttaaaattgtttatctCAACTGAAAACCTTTCGCTCATTTGATAAAGCCGAAAGATGGGCGTCATGCGAATAGTTTGATTAGTATCAGTGACTGATAGTTTCTTTGATTCATCCCCAATGGCTTGAACTAAAGTATTTTTGACAGTTACTAATTCCGTTTGTAACAAATTAAGAATGGTATAATAAGGATTTAAGCTTATTGTCGTGATTGCTGTCCATTTTCCTTGCACCAGAGAAATATCCttaactttttcaaaaattacatttttcctGACGATATTGTTTGCGAAAGGTATCCCAAACACTCCAGCTAGGAGGAATACTGTCAAGACCCACTTCATCCTGCAATTAATAATTGAAACTTCTAATACAAGGGTGTTTGCAGAAAGTTCTTTCAAATTGGTACATCCAGCCAATTACATTCCTTCTCGTTTCTGACATTTCTATCATTTTTGAATGAGTTTCTACTAAATCAAGTGGAAAgtgttttttcataaatttgatGAAAGAGGGGTATAGCAGCAGCGTTTCATTATTTCCTATCACTATGGCTTGTAGGGTTACTATTCTTTGAAATTCTGAATTTATCTTAAGCCTAGTAGGGCGATTTTGTTCCGCGATTCTCTGATACTTCATTATTTGAGCCTTAACCAATTCGGGTAAATCACGGATCAATTCACAGATTTTACTTAACGGTATATCTTCATCGTCAGCGGTCATTGGGACTAATGCCTGAGGAATTTCTACCTTAGGATTTGAAACGCTTGGaagttttacaaatttatttctttCGAAGCCGGGTTGTAAGGAGCCCAAACTAGAGTGTAATTGTTGTGAGTTAGTATTTGTTCCCTGCTTCGGCATTTCTAGCTTCATTGACCATTCACGTTTTGGGTCGGGTCTAAGTCTTGATTTGTCTGAAAATTTCTTCCCCGATTGTGAAAATGATGTAAGTGAGCGGGGCGACGGTCGTGGATCGGACATCTGAAAAGAACGTTCGATATATTAAGACCTTGGATTAACCCAACCTAAAAGGTTCACCATTTATGTCAAGAAGTACTAATTCGTTTTCGATTGGATTGAAATCCATTATCACCCCATTTTCACCTACTCTAAACGAGTTTGGGACGACCTCGTTTGCTAGGATGAATTGTAAATACCTAGTCTCTTCGTGACCAATGGTATCAAAAAGATGATAAATTTCATcgaattttttcttaattttcaatAACCTGTTTATGTTCGTTATGAAAGTTGGACCAAATTTTCTAATAAATGCATCAGCATATTCATCCATTCTCTTTAACTCTAACAAAACTGTTCTCTTTGGTTCGATTTCCGCGTTTGCCAAGCGATGGTATGTCATGATTTTATCCAAGATTAATGGGGGCAAATCTGGATAAATATCTTCTCCAGTGAATAATTCCCTGGGAGTTTTCTGACTTTCGGCcatttctgtaaaataaatgaattattacCTTATTTAGTACATAAGTTTAATAAGGCTCCCCATTTAATGTGGTTCATTAAGATCTCTGAACTGCATATTCAACCCGGCTGCGTCATTTTGAATACTCCCCATATCAACTAGATCTAGGACCATTGCCGACAGATACTCTAATTCTTCAGGTCCTAAGCGTTCACAATCCCTTAGAATTCTCATCATCAATTTTAGGTTTCGAATAAAGCTAGGTCTCAGTGTTTCCGGACTTAACCTCCTGTTTAGGTACTTAGAATATACGTTAAATCGCCTTAACTCTACATTGACATATTTCTTTGGGGTCAATTCCGCGTTTGCTAGACGGTGATACTTCATAATTTGATCGATAACAGGATAAGGTAGCTGGTCAGGGTAAATGTTCCCAGGGGTATATAATGAGTTGATCCTCATAGCTCTTTCCTCAAGGTTGTCAGTGCTTTCCATTTCCTCTTCCTCTCTCCCTGATGGATGTTCCGATCTTGCACTTGCCATTTTCTGCAAGAAATGCAAGACATCAGGAACATCCACCCATGAACAAGAGAAAAGCTAAATTGCTAtatccctattttttttttttttttttaattattaataagcatgatatatgtacaaagCAAAGCTCATCCGagattatttacatctacattcGGTTTCGAGTGACCCCCTCCCTCCTAACGCTCGCGGAGGTGATTTCTCCTCTAATGATTAGCATAACCATATCAGAGTATGGCTCTGTATCACTCAAATAATGGCTGTATGTGTTCAAGGTTGCTGTCAATGTGACTCCTCcaaactttattttgatataaagttCACTAGGGGGCGTCAATCTCAGTTCCAATAACTCAGATTCTGACATCTGAAAATAAAGGATACTTTATCTACCCTATTACTAACTGTTTTAAGACAACTAAACAATCctctttaaatttttgtttattagatTTACGGGGTTTAGGGATTGGTTTGAAGCCTAGACCTACTTTAGGGGCTATTTcatctatttccaaattttcttcTAAGGGTACATTTGGGTTATCTAAGGGTATTTCATAGTCTTGACCACTATTTTCACCACATTGATTTGACTCATGGGTCTCATCCGATTCTGAATCTACGGTCTGATCATTCTCGTGTTTATACTGCTGATCATCCATGATCGTCTTAGCTCTTATACGTCTTTGAAGTTCTGCTAGGGGAATATCCTCTTCGTCTGAAGATCCTTCTCTTTCCCATTGTTTGGACTGTATAGCTCTTTCCAATGGTTCTGGTTGCATGTCTTCATTTTCTGACGACGATTCATCTTCCGGTGGCACCACATAGTTAGTTTTTCTTAGAGTTCTTCCACCATCTTCAGTAGTTTGTGAAAGGGGCCAGTGCGAAATATCTGCCAGTCTTAATTGTCGCGCATGGCATTTGGTGGTTAATCCAGTCAATTGATCTCTCACCACGAAACTAACTGGTCCTTTCTGCTCTATGATTCGATAATACGATAGccactttttatctaatttattttgtcttctgttgttcttaaGGTAGACAGGGTCACCTACCTGAAAATTTTCATCTTTGCTTCTCTTATCGGCCTGAgctttctgtttcttcttggcttCCTTCATATTACGATGTACTAGCAGGAAAGCTTTATGCTGTTCTTGAAGGGCGATCTTGTGTTGATCTTCTCCCGCGTATCTCCTTCGAAGTTTCATCAACGTATCAAGAGGTAATACGACATCTCTGTTGTACATAAGGTAATATGGAGAAAACTTTGACGAGTCGTTAGGATGGAAACGAATGGCTGCCAACGTCTGATTAAGATGAATATCCCATGTTTGAGCGTTGTCTGTTGTTTTCTTAGCCATCACGTCATGTAGAGTTCTATGAAATCGTTCTACTTTACCATTACCTTGAGGGCTgtaataagatgttttgatatggttgatattcaattcttttaaagtttcttccactttcttattcacattttctgttccgttgtctgtgaggatttgaagaggacagccatatcttggatatatttcttctaagataagatgtacagtgctgctatcctgaaagttgacaaggataggataggataggatgcaggatgcacgatacaggatagaaatataaaaattaagttctatcctatcctatcctatcctatcctatcctgcatcctgtagccaatcagattcgagtataaatttcagagttattttgcgaaacgaaaattggctaaacaatgtattttcaacgtcaatttaaaacgtttaacaagttaaaccatttaagaataattattatatcaagaacgcggtgcataacattaatgcgcgctaaaatgtcggcgctacatctttgtcaattcgtacgcaagtacggaGTTACTGCGAAAATTCGttgcaacatttgacaacgtcagaaatatatttctgtatttacttcatttaaagtctgcaaattaataaaagcttgaatttataaacgactaatttggcattttaaaagataaacatgtatacaagaatCAGACATTGATTCAcgtttaatataatttcttCGAAGCCCAGtaacagggacgcatatttTAGTCCAatattaacctgaacatatcgaattaataaatgttagctagctataaatgcttaagaatttatactttaaagaTACCTCCGAGTTGTTTAaactataaacgatataaacttccTAAAGGAATTACTTATTTTCAGATCGTGTTTATatttatcgccgaacgaatcgctcgaataGTGAGAATGACGCTCAGTTGtatgtgataagaaaataatttgaaaaaaaagtgtgactaaacagttcctcaataagtgcatcgaagttatttatctgtttttatgcataaatataatttaaatcaaaaatctaatcgcttacctgtttgtttacgttattgtgtccatcccgcgtacgatttaattttactgTAGTACAGGTAAGTAAGTTATCCCGCTCGATGAATATTcgattttaagatttaattattcattttgagtactacattaattaataaaatcattttatctttaaatttcgtttcatttaacttgcattcctatattttgaaagtatgggataggataggataggatagagcttatttgcaggataggatgcaggatacaggatataggataggataggatagttttgtcaactttcacgatagcagcactgtactaTGTTGTCAGCTGACTTATCAGGAACGGGAAAAGCCTCTGGCCAACCagagtaaatgtcaataaaagaaaCTATGTACTTGTTTCCCGACAAGGATGTTGGATATGGTCCTGATAGATCAAGTCCTACTTTAGCCATTGGAAAAGGTGGTGTATCTGTCTCTTGAAGTGGAGGCtgatttttcttattgctcctcgtttggcatactacacatccttctatataagagtataaccttttgtacaaatttggtaTCTAGTACTTTTGTCTGATTACGTCATATGTTTTGTCCACTCCCATATGTCCAAGCCCGTCATGATATTGCTGCACTACTAAAAGTTCTAACTCACGTGGTACATACAGGCGAAGTTTTGGGCCTTCTGAGTCTCCATCTGAAAGATAGTACATTAAACCATCAATTTCCAAAAACTTCCTTTCTTCGGTTGCCGTTGCTGTTCCCTTATTTAACCGATTCTTCAGTTTCTTGATCTGCTCATCGTGTTGTTGactttctttgatgttgatttCTTCTGGTAGATCAATAAAGGGTTTGACCAATTCGTCGTGTTGTTTAACTTCACATCTGGCTAATCTCTTAGGCGAAAAGGCATTGGAGTTAAGTACGttcacttcaaagaaattgtcctTAACATCTGGTTCATCATGCTCTGATTGTTCTTCCTCTTCACACTCGAGGTTGACTGTCGGTAATCGGGATAAGAGATCTGCACAGCAGTTAAATCTTCCTTCTATGTACTCTACCTTACAGTTATATCCTGCAATACTTAATGCCCATagttgaattttcttattttgcattggagattctaagatatacttgagcggcttatggtctgttcttatagtaaactgagcaccgtgtaaataatggtctaacttCTGAAGGGCGTAATGGATTGCAAATGCCTCCTTTTCTATGGTTGACCACTTTTCTTGAGTTTTACTCAGCTTGTGGGATAAGTAATATATTGGCTTATCTTCTCCCTCATCTGTCTTTTGAGTAAGGCACGCTCCAATACAATTGTCGCTGGCATCGGTGTACAGGATGTAAGGCTTATTAGTATCTGGATATGCTAGTAAAGGCACTATcgttaaactttctttaataaagTCAAACGCTTTTTTACAACATGGTGTCCATTTGAATcttgcatattttctggttaAGTCAATCAATGGTTCTGCAATCTTAGAGAAGTTCGGTATAAATCTCCTGTAATAACTACACATACCTATAAAGCCACGAACTTCTCGGACTGTAGTGGGCGCTGGTAACTTTCTTATAGCTTCGACTTTCTTTGGATCAGGTGTAACGCCATGTTCATCAATGATGAAACCAAGATATTCTGTCTGTTCCTTGAAGAAACTACATTTCTTTAGCTTCATTTTAAGTCCATGCTTCCTTAGGCGGTTGAAAACGTCTTGAATATAACGAAGATGATCTTCCGGTGTCTCTGAGAATATAAGAATGTCATCCAGGTATGCGATGGCAAACTCCTCTTGTCCTTGAAGAACTATGTTCATCAGCTCTTGAAAGACTGCTGGTGCATTACTCAACCCAAATGGCATCCGGTTGAATTGGAATAGTCCTTTGTGACATGCAAAGgccgttttttctttacttgaatcttctaatttcacttgccaatatccactctttaagtctagtgcagtgaaatattttgccttacCTAGTAAACATAGGATGTCATCAATCAACGGTAGCGGGAATGATACGGGTTTCACTATCTTATTCAAGCTTCTAAAGTCAACGCACATTCGGTCTGATCCGTCGTTTTTCTTCACCACTACTAAGGGAAATGACCAAGGCGATTGTGATCTCTCAATTATCTTTGCGTCCATCATTTCCAGTATGGCCTTGTCaattatctgtcttttatttaaggGTACACGGTAGGGTCTGTTCTTTATTGGGTGGTGATCTCCagtttc
This region includes:
- the LOC105340600 gene encoding sulfotransferase 1C3 isoform X3 — translated: MVVTKDKNDKMAGLDIRKLDYPVYEGIGLLKFPNCLENAGQTIQNIKDLKLGPDSVILATFPRSGTHWVYEITHMLLTKKAEYATKSREAVYLEGLPDLGPLQSYNHIVSTHLPFQWLPQQHLETGGKIIHVIRNPKDVAVSLYKFADSCDGIPENTFEEFFFEYFLKNKVMFGGWFNYNKAFIRESEVRKDQIIMLQYEKLQRDPIEGQLKLMDDKSSISFSSGFIKRDRIVTITSANSSPNQESAQSHFIWVYIRFYLRWTVLTSSAHIRRS
- the LOC105340600 gene encoding sulfotransferase 1C4 isoform X2; the protein is MVVTKDKNDKMAGLDIRKLDYPVYEGIGLLKFPNCLENAGQTIQNIKDLKLGPDSVILATFPRSGTHWVYEITHMLLTKKAEYATKSREAVYLEGLPDLGPLQSYNHIVSTHLPFQWLPQQHLETGGKIIHVIRNPKDVAVSLYKFADSCDGIPENTFEEFFFEYFLKNKVMFGGWFNYNKAFIRESEVRKDQIIMLQYEKLQRNTIGELKRLAKFLDVKDADQLFPEIAEKCGFDNLKAADERVRNDSTMAEIIKSMNLKKIPTLYRKAELGK